TATATCCTAACATTTAAAAGACTTGTGTATACATTGGAGACTGTCGAATTATTATGAAGCTTCTGTtgatattatgaaaatatggATAAAAAAGAATTGCGGGTGATGATAAGGTACTGTTTTATGAAGGGCAAAAATACAGTTAAGGATAATCTTGGCTTGATGACGATTATACTGTATTATAGTAtgcagtatatatatacatatactaaatCCAGACTTTGGgatatttcggtatttttactGTATAATTTTGGGTACCAAATGCAATAATCTTGATGAGATCCCTGGTGGAGTTTCGCGTGGAGCAAATTACGGATTAATCTGGAAATGCAGTTTGGCTTTGGTGTCCTTGACCAAATTCTGAGGACAAGTGCAGTTGAAATATCAGACGATTATAAAATAGAGTAGTGGATTAACCACATACAGCTCACAGAAAAGATCAGCTGAGAGGTCAGAAATTCTCTTAGTTTACACTCGAGTATATTGTGAATCGTAAGAGTAGAAATGTTTaatgctgcttgctgctgatcgAGGTGATAGAAGTGGAGACGTTTGGGAAGAGGATCTGGGAGTATAGCTATTTTGTACTGTGTTCTGagttaaagaaattaaatttaaaaaaattcaaaaatattagcTGCCAACGtcagaatttcaatatttaaaaatacttggaatttggtttttgtttgtgccGACAGTTTTTGAGCTAATTTTTGCGTGGCTTTTCTTATGCAGTTTGCCAGATTTCCCGGCAATTAATTGACGCTGCCCCGAAAAGTAGCTTTTCAGGTATAGTATTAGCATAAAAACAGAAGGATTACGAGCATGGGGGCGGGGGCTGCAACAGGAGCATAGTGTGCGGCTGATGTATTCTGTTGTTGTCCTGTCGTGGTTGCCAACCTTTCTTAGACCACAGAAACTCATTACGAGCTGTTCTCCGCTCTGCActgctctctgtctctttcgctTTCGACTATCTTTGTCTCTGTTTCtgtgtttctgtgtttttgctattttgcaattaaaactttcattaaagtaattaaaattgcaacaaaatcaacaaaaatacaatcaAAATCTAGCAAGGAGAGGGAAAGGGAGAAACAGGGACAGGGACTAACGTGGTTAGAGGTTCAGTTCGGGGCCTtgacaaatacacaaaaatgcaGTTAAAAATGTACGACAATGGCAGTGAAAGGGATGGCAatacagacagagagagtggaAAGAAGGAAGAGAAGTTTTGCGGTGGAGAGAGGAACAAAGACAAAAGTGTGACAAATATAAACAGGAGCgtaaataaaatagcaaaatgcaaatgtggaGAGAGAGGAGTTAAGGGGATAATAAAATGTGGTAATTGTAAATAAGTGGAAAATGAGTGCGAGGgaagcaaagagagagagagagagagagagagagactgtgAGAGGGGGCTAAACAAAAATGTGGAagtaacattttaaattcaaattaaacgACTGGCAAAGCCACAAAGGATTGACATGAAGTTagtgccacagcagcagcaacagcagcaacagcagcagtagcaacaacaattgctgcaCGAATTGTTAACTAAAGGTAACCacagctgttgcagttgttggtgttgttgcagCAATTGCTGCAGTTGACAGTTGCAACGCATTGTAGCATCTgtgcaattgtttttgtatttgtgtttgacAGTTGTATtgtaacaaataaatattgagaaaacaaagcgaaaggaacaacaaaaaagcaagTGGAAAAGTGTAGGATGAAAAGGCAAGTGGTAAAGTGTTTGTTAATTgcgtaatttttaattaatttgtacataatttgtaaaacaaatacactctcacatgtacacacatacacacacaaaggtcaattttgtaatttcgtgaaaatggcaaaaatcgCTTTTGCCTATTTgacattgttattatttttatgctttggGCGCTTTGGTCAAATTAgtttattgcatatttttggcagctctttactaaaaatatgaattattgcggcagcaatttgcattttaaataaatattggcaaattctattataatatttgtaatatcaAATGTGTCATTTACTGGTGTAGAAAAATGACAGCCATATAGAAACATTATAGAGGCATTTACATAAGTTTGCTTTGCATTGACACAATGGAGAAGTCATTTGCAGAATTTAGGTgtcacattttaaatatttagctttAAGCCTTTTAATTTAGGGGGAATTTTAATACAATCCCAGTAAGTTTCTAAAACATGATCATGATAATTGAATGCTTTCAAATAgactttattatttaaacaatttagttTTCTGAATGCTGCCATGTTCTTAAAtccttttatatattttgtactctatgatatattttgaatacagaTATACCAAATCTATGCTGTGgcatgttttagtatttttgtggtatagttgtaatacattttaatatttatgcggtatatttttggtatgtcaaatctgtattaataagaaatatcTTATTACAAAAAAAGCCTCACATTCGTCCTTAAAATGACAGAGTCAGTGGATTTtcttaaatcttttgtttCCATAGGAAAAATGTGTGGATTGCAGAAACTGTGTTACAGAATCTTTAAAGAGAACTGCACCTAAAggaaacaaataagaaagtttCCATCGagtgtggtatatttcagtattttgatatttagtatttttgcggtatattcttggtatattttaagaataagatttaattgaaaataggtAGCAGGTAACTCAAAGTTGTTGAATTTGTTCTAACAAAGACTACAAATTTTTTTGCAGTTAGTCTAGCTTAAATTAAGTCCAACTATCTGATTCATCTACGGataatgcaatttgtttgttgccttaATTGGAAAGCCGAGTAGTTCACTTAGACAGTCTAAGGCTGCTCGCCTTTGCGTCAATGAATATAGTACTTGGATATAGACTCTGTAGTCTCAGGCAGAGTCGTAACATTTCAATGAGCCATATGACAATCTGTGAATGTCGCGCTGTTGTTTACGCACAAGTACTTTGGATTCATATTTACATGAAAGCAAACTTGAAACTCAAACATCTGAAAGATGCTGTATGTTATGTCGCTTGTAgtctgccacatgccacatgccacatgtgtcgtccgtctgtctgtctgttagGTTTTTTGCGGACAGAcggaaataaaaatttcacaaaacaTTGCACAGTCAATGTTCGCCTAGAAGTCGACGAGCAAACAACTTAGCCACGCCCACGCACACCTAAGGCGGCCCATCATGCCAATTTTTAAAGGCAACTTGATACGCCAGACAAATAAAGGGAAGCAGAAGAGGCAGacgcttttttttcttaaagtCGAAAGCTGTAAAAAATGATAAACGCTTCAACTGATGACACATTCAGTTTCACACACGAACGACTTTCAATTTACATTTGATGTTTTATGTTTGCCAGCATTTACGAAGCGCAAACGGAaaacgcacaaaaaaaaagaagtgaagaaacacactcacacacacatatacaatatgtacatgtaaaagaaaaaaatatcacTCATACGCACCCACGCACAGGAAAAacccaaaaatactgaagCGAACCCTGTGAACTGAACTCTCTAACCAAGCAGAGAGCAGCTGCTCGAGTTGTCAAAGTGTGGCGGGGAGGAGAGAATGAGAAGGAGACGACGTTGGTGCCAAGtagacgacaacaacaaagaggaGGAGAACTAAGGAAACGGCAGGGAAGGCTCTGCAAATAAAcgaataatatttttgtacttcAAATAGAAGGGAAAATGCGAATGCCACAAGTAGAAAACGAACTTGCCTCGCATTGAACGCGCATAATTTTTTCccaacaaaatgccaaatcCAAGCGGCTAAATCACACACAACTCTCAGcatgaaaaaaaaacccaacTCAATAATTCGCTTGAGTTAATGTCTGGCCAGGATTTACTTAGTTTCTCAGCAAAAGGATTGCCTCGATGCCAAGATGTCGATGtctgcatgcgtgtgtgtgttgccttcAATTGAACGACAGTttagaatgtgtgtgtgcatgtgtgtgtgtgtctgtggaGTGAAGTGGGCAATGCTGTGACTAAAGGGATCTATTGTAACCCTGCTGAGCTCTAAACTCTTCCATTAGCTCAAGTATGGCTTGTGGATGGGAATTTCTCTACAACTTCTACGATATGAGTGGCTGCGTCCTTTCGATAAGCCCAAATCATCTTTACGTTAAGGCATTGAGTATAGATAGATAAAGTATTTGTGGCTCCTTTTGATAGGTTTCTCTAGAACAATATCGAAAGGCTTTGTTAAGTTTCGAATTAAAGTGTATCTTAAGTGTACATTCTACTCTAGAGCataatttagttaattgatTTCTAAGTCTTAGTTGTCGTTTGAATAGAAATAATGTCTTTCTATGTCTTATTATcgtttgaataaaaataaagcctTACAAATTAgctacaaattaatattaagaaGATTGAAAGAGATtataaaactaatttgcaGATCATTTGACTCAATAGTCAAACAAGAATAGATTGATTGCTCAGATTTTCCAAGTTTATTAAAGCAAGTATTTAGTTTGCATTCACTACAATCTTGTGAACTCATTTCTTAGTTGTAGTTTCGATTtaagtaataaattaaatagttattACGAGAAACTATAACAAAAAAGAGACGATTTATCTATTAACTAACAAAGACTTCttcagattttttttttatatattcttttaattgagctaagtatttattttgcattgtaGAGtagaatatagtatatttttttcttacttgtattttcgattcaaatatttctttttaaattaaataaagcgATCATTTTCTTCAATCATCTACAAAGAATTGCgtaaaagtgaaaatgtatttcacTTTGATTTCTATTATCCAAAATTAGGAGTATCTTTTGTTGGCCTGTGtcaaattacataaatattcatatatggTATTCACAAGTGCTCTTTTGCAACTTTAGATTTATTTGCCGAGCAACATTTTGTAAAGTCTCAAACAACTTACTTGACGCTGTATTTGGTGAGCTCAAACAACAAAGTTCTTAATAATTTCTGTGAGTAAATGCTCGAAAATTGGGTTCATAAAAGTGGCACGTGCCCAGTGCTCgggtgtatatatgtattcttttagttttttgggACAACTTGCTGTTATGTAAGAttctgagagagagagagagagaaactgTGAAGTGTCTCATTTTCAATGGGCACTTGTCAACGTTTCACATCTCGGCAATAATTTGCTTGGGATGCCACAAGGCTTGACATGAACCTCAAAAAGCACTtcaagaagcagcagaagcagaagcagcagcaggcacaCAACAAGTTAcacacccacaacaacaacacatacaaagagATAGTCGTGAACAGCATGTGGTcagaaaacaaaagccaaagtcaaagcagTTGCCAAAAATTGCCCATAACGAGCACTTGAGGACAAATGTGACATGCCAAAAAGTTCAGAGGCATTCTCTTGACCAGCAGAAGAAGGGAACAAAGGGAGCTATGTTTGCTATGCGAGCCATTCAATAACTACCTTATAGATACAGCTACGTGTGTATAGATTTAAAGTGCTTCGAGCTACTCTCAAGCAACAAGAGTGCACTTAAAGACCTAAGACCAATTCCAAGTTGTCCGGCATTTTGTCTCAATGAAAGCCACGTCACATAAGTTACGATTTTTTACCTAATTTATACGGCGGCCCGCGACTCCGTCTCCAACTTCGACTCGGTTTGTTGTCCGGGTACCACTTGAAGCCATATAATTGCGCTTATCTCTTGGCGCACACTCAAGTTGCCCCAGCTCAATatgttcctcctcctccattttaagagagtgagagagtggaAGGTGGACTGGACTGAGGAGTAAAATGAAGtgcccgctgctgctgcaaaggacaccacacacacacacacacacacagacaccgCGCGCAAGGACATCGacaagaacaaacaaaaaaacaaaagcaaaaacctGGCTACGACTATTTGATTTAAAAGCAAGTATAAGtatacctttttttttgagttctCCTTCtcgcttctgttgttgtttttatttgtttgctgcggtgacatttttatattgtgtgtgtgcgagtttcttttttatacatataaatatatatattttttttttggttgccaCAAACTTTTTGGCATGCCACCAATGAGATTATCTTAAGTGGGCTGCCATTTTTCTACTACATTGAGAGAAGTAAGAGAAAGGTCCTTCGATTGCAGCCTGATTCGGTTTTGGTTCAGTTTTTTGGGGTCTGCAATTCCCAAATAACttttcaaatagtttttaatgCGCACAAAACTTCCAACTTCATTTCGAACCAAAGGCAGTGCAAAAACAATGCCGTTCTGATCAAAATCTAAAAAACGATTGAGACAAATCGATGCGAATttggcaacaaacaaaaattctaaagtaaactaaaaactaaactataaATGTTACTCGCATTTGTTGCAAAATCAATATAGTTGTGTTTGCAGAGAAGCCTTTTCTGGTGGGTCATGGTTAGTTCCTAAATGGATTTGTATTATTCAGATGGCAAAATAATGGCGATGAAAGCAAAGAAATTGTTGAGTTGgttaattgcaattcaatttcattgaaaatctTATTGCGAGTTATATgaattcatacatatataaatacaatatatgcaACATAGAACTatgtttgtaatatttattatttcctAGCGTCttagtattaatttttttttatagtttgatGATTTGTTTACGTAAAAGTGAAATGTGCTATTTTCCATTTCTGTTTTTCCACCTGCCTTTACTTTGAAATATGCagcattaaaaaatgtatttctaatgctgttattaaaaaacatattctttTTGTATATCATTACTTTAACGCTTTAAATTCTTTTGCCTACTTCGACATCAAACATATTGCATATTGTCTGccatgttgtttgtttatattgaaaaatgttcaGTTTGGAAAATTCTTAGTCCCGTGCGCAACTTTTTCCATTCTTCCCTCTCCAACTTTGCTACTCTCTGTGCCTCTCTGTCTATTTCCCTGCCTTATCTTCTGCCTTCCATTTGCCAATCacatatttgtttgtattggTATTGAAAAATGTTCAGTTTAAATTTTGTGCTTTGTTAAGGAATCCAAGCTGCAGACGCCAATCTCTTACtttccctctcactctctctctctctctctcactctctgtcgctgtctctaTCTTGTAGTCTCCCCTTCGCACCTATGGAGGTCGCTTTTGAAGGCTTCAAGTGTGAACACACATTATAATAAACGCCTCAATTGTTGTTCAGTCATCTGTGTAATTTATGTTTAGCTAATGTTCAGGCATCGATGAGCTTGTCAGCTTTTGTGAatcacagcacacacacacacacacactctctctaaCATATTGCCTGTCGTATCTGCTGAGatgcgccacacacacacacacacacacacacacacacacacacacacacagacattaACCCCCATTGAGCTGAAGTCAGGCTACGAAATGACGTTAAGGTTGCTTCGTTGAGTCTAATAGACTTTCCTGACTCTGCCGTCGTCTGTCTCTCTGGGTTGACTTCGCATCTGTCCTAGTTTCGGTTGAGTTTAGAGCGCAATCCTGTATAGTGCAGAGCGTTTCTGGACGAGAGTTGTGTGGCGTCCTAAGTAACGGTAAACGAAATCCTTTGCCATCCACTTTGCCATCTCAAGCTCTGGCATTTTATGGAACTTTGCTTTCGTCTACTCAATcttgttctcgttctcgttctcctCCTtatagttgctgttgttgtcctcgCTGTTATTtcgttttctattttttgcaGGACATGTTTCAatgatttcttatttttgcCATGAGGCGAAACTGTTGCGCTATTTGGTCCGTTACagttttttgcctttttttttgtagatgttcttgttgtattttgtgtttagtATTTGTCGCTCAGTCGGTGTTAAATCATTGATGTGTGAAAAAGGCAAGTCACAGTGCATCGATCGATGTGGAAACTGTTTTTGCTATAAGAAATATCTTGACATCAAGTTGGCATTGAATTGAAATCTTTTCGTAGTGCTCTAAAAAATATGTCATTTATTTCAGTCTTTATTCGTAACCACCTCCGGTAATATCTCAacattcaaataatttgttttatttgaaacGAAAAAATTCTTCGTTTCGAATTCCTAACGCAAGTATCTGAAATTTAGGTAAGTTTTACtagacgaaaataaaaacttaattcgtaattaatatttaagtattttatagtGTTGCTTAACGCTTGATCGAGATGTGTCAAAGTGCCTGTGGTAGCGTGTCCTACGCTCTAGCTTATGGTCCTGTTGGACCCGCCTTGCCGGCGATGAACTACAACAACTGCTGTTGTGGTCCCAGTCCGCCGTGTGGTCCTTGGACCTGTCCGCCCAATAGATGCCGTTGCTGCGGTGAATGCGGCTGTTTCGGACCCTTCTACTAGAACTATCTCGTAGGGGCTGCCATATATTGTATGATAGACGAGGATAGTAGAGTCTTTTTGACTAAACTAAATTGATATCTTTCTGTATGCTTGCGTGGGAAGTCGGCGAAGTGTTTTTTCTAGGTTTtgtaatcaaataaattgtttgtttatgtacTATAAGAAAATGCGGTGTTATCTAATGACAATCTGAAACTTCGACAAATGAAGTGGCTGCTGGGCTACAGATCCCAACTGAGACTTAAAAAGTCCTGCCTGCTGTACAAAGTGATATTAAAACCTATATGGACGTATGGGATTCAGCTTTGGGGCACAGcctcaacttcaacttctgACATCGAAGTGCTGCAACGTTTTCAAAGCAAAGGTACGCTTTGAAGTATCGGGAGAGATTGGATCAACATTGTAACCTGCTGGCCATTAACCTACTTGACAATAGCCAACATCGCCGACGGCTGAAAAGGCACCACCCCCTTGATCTCCCCTTTAGACCACCCAAAGAGGTGgtagtaaatacaattttttgtaaataatctCTAcacttataaaaattaaatgttttctgTCATTCTATTTGTCAtagaatttacttattatctttagatagattgtaaataaataaagaatatataaaaataaaaaaaaaatctaatgaCAAAACGTTGGGGAAACGCAAACCATCTCTGTATGTCTT
This DNA window, taken from Drosophila nasuta strain 15112-1781.00 chromosome 2L, ASM2355853v1, whole genome shotgun sequence, encodes the following:
- the LOC132791634 gene encoding male-specific sperm protein Mst84Dc, with the translated sequence MCQSACGSVSYALAYGPVGPALPAMNYNNCCCGPSPPCGPWTCPPNRCRCCGECGCFGPFY